The Panicum virgatum strain AP13 chromosome 3N, P.virgatum_v5, whole genome shotgun sequence genome includes the window ATCGAGCAGTCGCACATGCTGTGGCTGAGTCTTGCTGGCTTCGTCAGCTTCTTCAGGAGCTTCATATGCCCTTGTCTTCGGCGACTCTGGTCTACTGTGACAACGTCAGTGCTGTATATATGACGGCTAACCCTATTCATCATCATCGCACGAAGCATATAGAGATTGACATCCACTTTGTCCGCGACAAGGTGTCTTTGGGACAGGTTCGAGTGCTTCATGTTCCATCCTCTCATTAGTTCGCGGATATCATGACCAAAGGCTTACCTGTACAGTTATTTACTGATTTTCGGTCCAGTTTTTGCGTTTGGGATCCTCCCGCTTCGACTACGGGAGGGTATTAGAGATATGTATAGTTGACTTGTCTTGTACTCTAAGTCTTGTAAACTCTTACTTATACATAAAGCCGTCTcggctatatatatgaaaggtcacccccctaatcagggtgtgtggtgtttccccaatttctctctctctacagCAAGCTACTGAGAATATTCAATAAATCTAGGAGGCTAGGGACAAAGATTATCACCATCAATTAGTTACATCTTGCTAAGTGAGCACGTCGTTTGAAAGCATGGGTCCAGATAACACTAATGACTGTTCATTGTAGTCTTGTAGCCTTTGAGTTCTGAATATGATAAATATAAATTGTCACGCATTAGTTCTAGTTTATGGCATCCTTCTAACTGCTAGTTTCTATGGAGATTGTTCACTAGAAATTAAGGCACATTGGTCACGGTGCATTAATACTTCCTTGTATGAACTCTGAACTGAAGCCATCCAATCGAGTCTTTTTGTTGAATAATATAAGCTTGTGATCTGAAAGCTCTTCTCATAGCACACCAATATTGACTTCTAGCAAGCACTCATTAGGCAGGGATGACTTTCAGGATGGCAGATGTAAATATGTTATTATGGTATCTACTGTCAATATATTCTGTCAAACTAATTGCCTGAAGCTCTTCTGTAATACAGGGATGAGGAACTCTTGGGCCAAGCTCTTGATTTAAATGATAAATTACAAATTCTGCTTGAGAAACATGATGCAATGGTATCAGGATCTCCCGTACCAGCCGAGGTAGCAGATGTGGTGAGTGAATTGCCAGCAGGAACCAGTCCAAACCTAGGTGAAAAAGTTGCTCCTACAACTGCAGTTGTCTCAATTAATGTTTTGGATGAtggggaagaagatgaggacGACGAGTTCTCTCAGCTAGCTCGCAGGTCACACTATTGTCACCATGTCAACCTTCGCGTTTTTGCAGTTAACCTCTTTTCCTTGCATCATCTAGAGCTGACAGTTTCTTTTCGTCAGGAACTCAAGATTCAGATCCACAAGCAGCAACAGCGCCTCTTCTAGCTTAGGCACATCTTCGTCAACGATCCATGAGGCAATACCAGGATCAGCAGTTTCTGTTCCCTCTACAACTTCTGCATCAGTTCCGAGCAATGCATTGTCTCTGCCTGATCCACCAACCCCCGTGAGGACTTCTCCAGAAGACCAGGTTATGAGTGACCTTCTTGCACTCACCGTATCCTCAAACTCATCACCACCTTATACCCCAGTAACACCTGAACCAGCCTCGAATCAAGGTGGCTCAACAGCTAGTGACCATCCACAGCCTTATCATGTAAACCAAGGGCAAGCTTCTGCACATTATGTCGCTCCATGGGCGCAGCCTCAGCCTCAAACCGCAAGCATTCAGCAACAGACACCATCCTCGTCATCTTTGCCCTACAACTCACTGGCTTACCCACCGCCACCATGGGCCTCCCATGACAGCATCGAGTCCAACCCTTTTTTGGTAGCATCATCTCAGCATCAGTCGAGTTCCAACTCGCCTATTAGCGTGACACCAAACTTGAGGCCCCTGCAGCAATCAAATTCTTTTGCAGTGCCACTTCGAACTGCAAGTTTAGACTCACCAATAAATCGGAACCTGAAGCAACCTCTTTCTGCTGGGGCTCGCAGGCCATCTTATGTTTCATCCAACAAGTTCTTCGATGACTTGTTTGAGAGAAATTCAGATGGTAGCCTGAAAGTAGGCAGTGGCACGTCCAGTCCATACAAGGCATAGTGATGGCTATGGAAATTGTTTATCATGCTAGATTGTTTGCTTATCTTAGCTTTTACTGTTAGCATCCTGCCTGTAAGATTGGGGGTGTTTCCCCAATTCATCTTAGAATTATTTGGTCGATGCTTCTAGCTGCGAACTTGCTAACCTGTTAATAAATAATTTACGCCAAACAAAAGCTATATGAAAGCATCAGCCTATTTGTTGGCCAAACATTTTGAATGGCAGAAGGTGATTGTTCTAAATTTGTGTGATGAAACTTAGAAAAACTGGAAGGAAGGTGTATGTTGATAAAGTGGAAGCGTGTGAAGTAGATTCCCACATTTCGCCATTCCACTTAAGCAAAGAGCAGAGCAAACATTTGTTACTCTGTGCACATTTGATCGAGCTACTTACCAACGTTTTTGTATTTGTACAATTTGGCACATAACAGGTAGTACCCCAAGTTGACGGTCACCATCACGGTGAGCAACCAGTAAAGGTTCTCCAGCCTTGACGCGTTCATGTTGTTCGGCAGCCACGCCGTGGTGCGccggacgacgccgacgaggacTGTGCTCAGGTAGAACCCGAGCGCGATGATCACGGCGACCATACCGTAGACGTGTTCTTGAGCGACGGCGGGAATTCCTCGTAGTACAGGGTCACGCCCCCGGGGAAGTAcagcgcctcgccggcgccggccagcgCGAGCGGCAGGACGAGCCACATCGCCGACAGCTGCGACACCCACGCCGGGTGGCCCTCCTCGCCGTGCGCGCGCACGGTGGCCATGCGGtggtgctcgacggcggcggacgcggcgaGGCTGAGGATGGCGAGCACGTGACCGGCACCGATGCGCTGCAGCGGCGTCGGCGTGTGCCCGGTGAGGCGCTGCCAGAGCGGGAGGAGCGCGCGGTCGAGGAGGATGAGGGAGACGACGATGAAAATGAGGATGACGACGCTCATGGAGCCCGCCGGCACGGTGAAGCGGCCGAGGGCACGGTCCATTGCGAGGGCCTACAGGACGGTGAAGTTGATCTGCGTGCCGAATGCGACGCTGAGCATGATGGACGCGCTCCAGAGCGGCAGGATGCGGACCACCGCCTTGAAGTCTTCCACCTCCTGCACCGTGCAGATGCGCCACGGCCGGACAACGGACCAATCCGCCGGAGCGACATCTCCGTCGGCAATCAGGGCAGCGCGGTTCAGGAAGCTAATAAGATCGGGTGCATATGCCGAATCAGATATCATATCGTTAGTTTAGTCAGGCTTCCAAACATGTAACAATGTAGTGgtaattttatttgtttgtgagAGGAAGTAGAGGTAATAACTAACATAGAAAGAACTAACAAGTCAAATTTATAAGAGTCAAGTGTACAAAAGTTGTATGAATATATTCGTATTTTAAAACACCATTCGCTTGATGTTGATTTTATATTGATTTACAATAGAGATGCTgcagaaaaaaatcaaatttaaaaCCTACCTCCTGATAAATTCATAAAAACTTACCATTCCTTTGTGTGTACACAATGAatcgaatctaatgagcctaactaaTTCTTAATTTGCTACAAGGATACTGCAGTAAACATCCGCTCCAAAGCGGCTCGTCTATCATCCTCAgagtaattagactttatttaatacaccTAAATaacaagattttttttgatgtgacagaGATAAAGTTTAGCACTCGGAAAACCAAACACCCCCTAAGACATGCTACATATCGGTACTCGCTGGTGAGTAGGTAAGGTGGCAGCCCACCCTATCTATATAGTGGGTGTGCCCCCTGTCAGTGTTTTACCATcaggttctccgaggggtatcctgaggagagtggttatgagtagggactcgtcgagatcagaacgcgatggtgcaaggaacacaaggatttagacaagttcaggccgccggagcgtaatatcctccgtcctgtgtggtggtttgtattcccttaggtATTGTTCGATATGTCTCGTCCCCTTTTGAGGGGGTCTctgttcgcccttatataatctaGGGGAacaaggttacatggaaagtcctagtcgagttctgttaggatccCAGTCCGAGGAGTTCGGCTGGTTTTTCGAGTATGTTGACTAGTTCTATTCCTATTCGAGTAGATACAAGAGAGGTAGGGCAGATCcatgtgctactccctactTTAGAATATTCCGAGCCCATGGGTAGTCCCGCTGTCcggggtctgacaagcccccgagctcttcgtagtcgagtcctgcaaGCGTCGAGTGTTTCTGAAGGGGTTCGCCGGGTATTCCAAGAGTTTCTGGACCCCTGTTCGGGCAACGAGCGCTTCGAGTACTTCTGGAGTAGGTTGTCCATCCTTGGAGTTCTtcgagtgcttcgagtagtcttctgAGTGCTTCTtcggctgcatcgaggctatgaggtgctcaagccccgagtCCTTCTCTTGATATGGCACGCGATGTactcgcactccatatggagtagcccctgagccttTGTTTGATTTGATAAATCAAGCTGAGGATCAACTCAGTCTTCCGGGTCCTTCGATCCTCTGTTTGAAGTTTGaaacttttttgaaaaaagtcaCCGTTTAtgacacatatcccgcagcccccgagccttgaattcaAGTCTGTGATTTGGGGTTAAGGGTCCAGAAGATCATGTTACGTCCTCTGTGATCTTTCTGAGCTCATTAGTGCTGCGGCGAATCTTCTGAAAAGGTAACAGTGCGATGTACTGTGTGCCCGTGGGTTCACGTGGCGAGTACTGATGAAGAATCTTTTCTGTTTCACCCGTGAGCCACCCTGTCCTTTGGTGTCACGAGGGGCAGTGAGACTCCGCCGCTGCTTCTATTTAAACAGGGTCTGTGGCACTTGAATTTTTGATCTTGCAGTTGTAGCCATGGGTTCCAAGTGGAGTTCTTCGTTGCAGAGTACTCGACCTCCTAATGAGAGTACTCGATTTATCCTtgtaggtgctagaagagtgttTGCGAGTAGCACAAACACTTATTATCTCTCAGGCCGCCATCTTTGCTTCTCACAGCGCAGCCATCCTGGTCGTCTTGCCCCTAGTGGGCTGATGGTGGAAGCTGTATCAGAAGCCTTTGTGGTCTGTTGGAGTAATTCTCCGGGTGGAAATTTTAGTGGTTTCCCCCTCGATGTCTTCTGGAGAGATggcattgtttttgttgcaaaacatatcagggagaagagcaggtgcaagaagaggatttgcgatGTTCCTGATCATGCATATCTTCTTACAACAAGCTTTTTCCTCCTTGAATGTATCTGGATTACTCCCCTTTGGGAGTAACAAGCTTTGTATCTCTGTATCAGCCCTAGGGCTGGCTCCTTTGTAACTCAGATCGAGTAGTTTCGAGTGGTGAATTTGTTCAGATCTGTGTATTTTCTTCTATTTGGAATGTAATCTTTGCATGGAGATTTCCGTTTCTGAGTTGATTTCGTTTCCTTTGGAGCGAATCCCAAAGTTGCTGGCTGAAATAACTCTTAGAACTTAGTTCATGAGCTTTGAACTTCTTGTTATTTATCATACTGCCATTGGCTCAGCTTATTTAACTGTTCGAGTAAATCTAGGTTTAGCACGCTTGCTTGGCTTACTCTGCCGCCGCTAACTCATCTGCTCTCGCCTCCAAGTGCTGcgagaaactagccaccgctagcccccaAGCGTGAAGCGAGAGGGGATCGTCTTCTCTTTGTTTCCATGGCTCCCAAGAGATCTGCTGGAAGGGGGAAGGCGAGCGACGCCGCCGGAGACGAGGCAGAGGTCCATGGGTGGAAGTCGAGTAAGTGTACCGACTCTCATCTGTTAAATCTGGTAGAGAGTCATCTTCTTCAACCTCGGAGCGTGATCCATTGGCATAGATCCGAGGGGGAGTCTTTTCCTCATGAGGAGGAAAACGAATCTGTTGTTTTCCTTCCTTTATGTTCTTCGGGGCCTCGGTTTTCCCGTTTCCGATTTCTTATGGGGCCCTCTTCACCATTGGGGGGTTCAAGTGCATTACTTGACCCCAAATTCCATTCTTCACATCTTTATCTTTGTCCATCTTTGCGAAGCTTTCTTGGGGATTAAGCCCCACTCCGATTTGTTTCAGTATTTCTTCCATCTGAAACCCCATCCCAACGAATCTAAGGTAGATGTAGTCGGGGGAGCCGGTTTGTAGTTTCGTCAGGGGAAGAAGACCAAGTACATCCCCTACGAGTTGAGTGATAAGGTCTTCTACTGGAAGGAGATGTGGTTTTATGTTAGGAATCTTTTTTCTTCCCTTCCTCTTCATACTCTTGATCCCCCTATGAAGAGACCAAGTTGGAATTCCAAGGGAGGCAGGGCGGACCAGGTGAACTTTCTCCTTGGGGAGATTGAAGTTTTGAAGGCGGAGCACCAGATTACTGGTGCTTCCGTGGTGGCGCACTGGACCATTCGTAGGGTTCAACCTCTGCAGCGGTGGGTTCATCTTGCCTTCGAGTATACAGGCGAGGAGGATTCCACTCGATATACTCGGGAGAAGATTTCCGAGGATGATTTGGAGGGTCGGGTGGCTGCGCTCCTCGGGAGGTACTTTTGTCGAGTAGCTGAGTTGATTTGGTGTCTTTCGTGCAGATTAATCCCGAAAACTATCAGAGTAGGCCTCCTCTACCTGAAGATGTGCCTCTGGTGcatactgactcaagtgtgAATCTGACTACCTTTTCTTTGCTCTTTTGTTTGATTGAGCTACTGGATTTTCGACTGATGATGGTTGTGATTTGGTGTGCAGGTCCATCAGCTAGTCGGACGGCGCCGGATGTCCAAGACAGGGCGGCGGACGAGCCGGCCATCGAGTCTACAAGGACTCGGAAGCGGAGGGCCGCTTCTGCTGGTAGCAGTGACAGGTGAGTACGAATTGGTACTTTTCTGAAGTCTTGTGCTTGCTTTTGAtggcttttcttcttcttaggcCTCCTCCTTCCAAGAGGCAGGCGGTGAGCTCTGTTGTGAGCCCTGTCGTCGCGACTCCTGCTGCGCCTACTGAATCTGGCGGGAGTGGCTCTGCTAAGGTGCAGAGTGCTTCGGGGCTGAGCGTGGTCCCGAAGTTTACCAAGCCGAAGAAATTCGTGCTTAAACATTCTTCTCAATAAGTGTAAATGCTGATCGGCTGCTTATATTtgctttctttattttttgttgAAGTGTCGAGTACTTCCTTTGCTTTGTAGCAACCCAGACACTCTTGGGATTGATGAGTCGGGGAAGGGAATTTTTTGTTCCCTTAAGAGCATTGCCCAGTTACCTCCCAGCCCGCCGAAGGAGGATGATCGGCTAGCTGATTCTGCTGCTGGCACGGCGGAGAACCTAGCCACCGGGGAGGCGGACAAGAAGTCTCAGTCGCTGGCACTGGTAAGTATCTTTATGAGGTGCGGTCGAGTGGTTTTCTGTCTTTCTTTTGCTGATATCCTTGTGTTTTTCAGATAAGCAGAACGAGGATCAACCGAAGAGTCCTTCGGCTGCCGCCAATGTTGATCCATCCTTGCTGGCGGTGCCGCggcaggaggtggagaaggcggTTGAGCGATCGACTGCCGTCGCTCGGGGGATCTTGGGCTGCCATTCTTCTCTGGTTGTAAGTATCTTTTGTACTCGAGTAGTTGAGTTGTCGAGTACTCTATCTTAACTGTGTTTTGGGAtagaatctggctaagcaaGTCGCTGAGCAAGCCGAGTTCCTTCGGCAGACTGGGGAGCATCTCCAGTTGACAGCTGACCAGATTCAGCAGCttgagaagatggctgctcttgaGGAGTCTTCTCCGGAGCAGTCGGAAAAGGTCAGGTTTCTGGAGGCCCGGGTTGAAACTTTGGAGCAGGACAATTCTGCTCTAAAAGATAAGGCCTCCAAGCTGCAAGAGAAGGCCAAGGCTgctgccaaggagaagaaaggtattcttttccttcttttgtgTCCTTCGAGTAGTTTTCTTCTGTGCTCATATTTTCCTTGCTTTTCAAAGGGATGAACTGGTGACTGATCTTAAAAATATTATGTATCATCACGCagatgctgtggagaagctgaccaagatcaaGGCTGACGCTGACAAGCAAATGATCGGCGATATGAAGTAGATCAGGGAGTTGTCCCAGCAACTGGCTGATCTTGAGGTGGCGGCTAAAGTAATCGTCTACATGGTTGAGGATGAGCGAGCTGGTGAGAAAAGTCTGCTGGAGCATCTTCGTGAAGCCCCCCAGCGACTCAGCAGCTTCTTCTCCGACACCTCTAGGGAGTACTTAGCTCATGCCTTAGGTTTAGTTAAGTCCTTTCTTCCCTCCGCGAACTTGTCCCCTATTGGTGATGGGGTGGCCGTTGGCTGTTCAGAGGAGAGATTGTCTGAGTATGTCGCAGAGATGAAACCCATCGCTGATAGGGTTATCAGTGCCTTGGAGCCGGCGCCAGAAGCTTGAACAATTGTTGTAATATTCTTTTGGCTTTTGTGTGGATGCGTGTCCACTGGAGTACTTTTGACATTCTGATGTATagtacttttttctttttagttgaCGGCCGATTAGCTGGTTGCCTTTTCATGAAGCTTGTCATTGGCtgtcttgagttgtttcttcgagtaccgtagtagtcgactTGCCTGGCGTCTCATGGACGAAAAGTTCCTTTTTATGAAATAAAGAACTTGTTCGAGTACTGTAGTAGTCGATTAGTTTCTGTCTTCGTGAATGATAATTTCTACTTGGAGAATAGAGATCTTGTCTCTTCATAGGTCGAGTACTGTAATAGTCGACAAATTGTCACCTCATGGGTGAGTTGCTTTTCTTGGAGATAGGGAAGTTGTCCCTCCGAAGGCCGAGTACCAAAGTAGTTGATCaattgtcgtctcatggacgaagaaATTCTTTTTGGAGATAGAGAATTTGTCCCTCCAAAGGCCAAGTACCAAAGTAGTCGGTtagttgtcgtctcatggacgagaagaTCCTCTTGAGAGATAGGGAAGTTGTCCctccgaaggtcgagtaccgaagtagtcaattagttgtcgtctcatggacaaGAAGATCCTCTTGAGAggtagggaacttgtccctccgAAGGTCGAGTATCGAAGTAGTCGATTAGTTGtcatctcatggacgagaagaTCCTCTTGAGAGATAGGTAACTTGTCCctccgaaggtcgagtaccgaagtagtcgatcaattatcgtcgtctcatggacgagaaaatcttcttgggagatagggaacttgtccctccgaaggtcgagtaccgaagtagtcgatcaattgtcatcgtctcatggacgagaaaatcctcttgggagatagggaacttgtcccttaGGGCCACAAagctcatgtctcttagccccagcTACCCGATTCGCCTTGCCTTGTACCTTGAGTGAACaaggaaaggttggtattcgaagtaACTGATGGAGTACCAACTCctaaagaaggtagagaacttgtctctagggctgcGAAGCTCATGTCTCCTAGCCCCAGTTACTCGATTCTCCGTGCCTTTTACcttgagtaaacaaagaaaggttggtattcgtagtaactgatggagtaacgactcctgaagaaagtagagaacttgtctctagggccacgAAGCTCATGTATCCTAGCCCCagttactcgattcgccgtgccttttacCTTGAGTGAATAAGAAAAGGTTAGTATTCGTAGTAACTGATGGAGTAATGACTCCTGAAGaaagtagagaacttgtctctagggtctTTGTCGATGAAATTTTCTCTTTCATCAAATTCTGAAGCACTCGATTTCTTCTTTATATTGGAATCTTGCTCGGGTGGACCCATTCTAGCcgttattgggtgtaagaccgggggttggCCCTGAGGGATTCAACTTTAGTAACTATCTTCTGCCGACACGAGTAGCTTGGATGCTGAGTCAGAACttgggcgaacccatcctagcctttattgggtgtaagaccggggctAAGCCCTGAGGCGACTCGATCGAGTAGCTATCATACTCCCATCTTGTTTTTGTTGACAGTTCAGGGGTGGAACCTCCCTCGGGCAGACCCAtactagcctttattgggtataagaccGGGGGTGAGCCCTGAGGTGGTTGGACCCAACCGACCATCTTGTGAGGAGTATTTCTTCTTCGAGTAGTTCGAGGGTGGAACCTCCCTCGGGCGGACCCATCCTatcctttattgggtgtaagaccgggggtgaGCCCTGAGGTGGTTGGACCCATCCGACTAGCTCTTCTTTGGTTGTCAAAAGAGATTTTGGTTCTGTTGATTCTTCTTGTCTTTGTCGGAAGAGAGTGGAGGTGCTCTGAGTGCTTTGCGAAGGATGATGCATTGGAAACTCGAGTGCTTTCCTTTGGGGTGCAGGAAGCATTTTGAGTGAAGTTTCTGGTGGGTAGAATCAATCTTCGACTGCTTTGGTTGGGATGGAGGTGCTGCCTTGTCGCGACGCCGCTTTCGCGAGTTGTACCCGTAGTTGTCAGGTATTTTGAAGTTGGATGTCAAGCTGTAGGATTCGACTTCTTCATGATCTTCACCGTTATTGATGATGACTATTTTTGCGTTGCGACCAATGTTGATAACATTGTGTAAGTCGCTGTTGGAATAGTCGAATGAGTCGCCAAGTTGTTGGTGGTGCTCTGTCTTGAGGATCATCTTTGGGTTGTTGTCTAGATGGACGGTGACCGTGATTCCTTGTGGTGGTGAAGGGATTTTGTGGCTAGCAGCTATTTCGGTTGCCTCCGTTTCAGAAAGGAATTCGTTATAATCCAGGTCTTCCAGCGTCGTAGAATTGGTCTTTCGGTTTGTAGGATCCGAAAGTATGGCCATGAAAATTTCGCTATCGTGATTGGGGATTTTCGTCTTGTTGTTGTCTTCCTTGAGCAGAGAGCCGTGATTGGGGATTTTCGTCTTGTTGTTGTCTTCCTTGAGCGGAGAGCCTTGTTGGAACGGTAGTTCTTCGTCTTCTGAGAATTGTTGTTCCTCCTGACATGAGGAGTGTAGTTCTGTTTTTGTAGCGACAATGGGAGTTGACTCTTTGTCGGATTCGGTCTTCTTGCCCGAATCGGGTTGTATTGCGGATCGGTTAACGGCTTGATCTAAATCTGGGTAGAATTCTTCGTTTGTCCTATCTTGAGGAGATAGTCCGAGCGTGAGTTGAAGAAGGTCTTCATCATAAGGTAGGGTGTCCACTGGGAACCATGACGCTTGACCTTACTACACTGAATATGAAAGGCAACGATGTATGGAAGGGCATTGTTTTCTTACCTGAAGCTGTTGCTTGGGGCAGCAAGGCTAGTAGCGCTACTAACGTCGCCGTCCTTGTCAGTGGCACTGCTGCATTCTCCGTGGTGCCCTAAGCGCCGGGCCGGCGGCAGTTCGGcgtgccggcgagcagcgcagCGAGCCCCGCCAAGCTGGCGGCGCCGGAGATGGCGTAGCCGAGCGCCCACAACACGTTGTCCTGGACGTAGACTATGGCGGTCGAGCCGACTGTGGAGGAGGCGTAGAAGAAGATGAAGTACCAGTTGAAGAGCACGTCGTGGTCCGCCGCGACATCGAACTGGCTCGCACCCCGGGTCGCCTAGTTGAACCGGGCGCCGCCCGCGCTGACGCACATCATCAACACCCCGGCGTACAGCGCCGCCATCTGCCCGGTCGAAGCCGGCTGGCACGGCCCGGCGCCCGGCTGGCACGCTGCTAGGCGGAGGCCGTGCAGGCTCGCCGTGAGGGTGAACATGACCAAGGCCTGCGCGTCCGCAGGTGTCGATTGATCAAAGCTTATTAGATGCCATGTTCATTATGCCTATCCATTGAGCATTGGTACTGACCAGGACAGAGAAGGCCATGGACACGGCGACGACGGGATAGCAGCACAAGAAGGcgtcggcgacgatggcgccgtCCACAGGGGCCAAGCTGAGGCATCCGAGAGCGATGCTGAAGATCTGCGCCGCGTCGACGCGCGGCACGTTGTACTTCTTCACGAGGTAGACGACGAAGTTGCTtgtcgcgccgcccctcgccacaCCCAGCCCGAGCATCGCCACTGCGAGGAAGGGGAAGGTGATCCATCCCCCCTTGTTCCTGGCACCACTGGGCTGCTGCTGCAGAGACTCGTGATCGACATCGGCGCAGAAGTTACGGCTAGGCAGAGGTTCTTGCGACCTGGGCCCCATTCGGATGACCATATTTGGctgggctggctgggctgatcaGCACAGCCGCCCCCCAAGCGTTCGGTACTACGGCAGTACCAGCTGAACCACCCGGTGGTCTTTTAATCGTGCGCTACCAAAACAGTAAATTCCAGCCGAAACAGTAAATTTCAGCTGACACTGTTCGTCTAGCCAGCCCAGCCAGAAGTTGTTTCAGTGCATCCGAACGGGCCCCTGGTTGCTTCCATTCCGTGGCTGTATCTCCTAGCTATGAGCTGCTCGCCTTACAGGGTCTGGTatattttttcctttatttGATGTATCTCTGTGAGGATGTTCATGTAATCTTCTATATGAATGAATAAAGTGCAAcccggttttctcaaaaaaaaaaaaaagctatgaGCTGCTCGCTCGGTACTTGCAAGTTGTCTCCTACTACCTAAAAAAACGAAGTGGAAGTGTGTCCGCCCGCTCCGTGTGTCCGTCGCGCGGATGTCCGCTCGTCAATGCTTCGCTCCGCGCAAGTTGCGCAACTGCTCCTCTCCGCGCAACCGCTCCCCGGCCCGCCGGCCGTCGCACGTTTGCCCCCGGATCCACCTCCTGCACATCCACGCGCTCGCACCGCCGCACGCGTGCTCGACGGCGCGACCCGGCCGCCACCGCATGCTCaccccacctccacctccacctccacctcctacaCATCCACAAGGACCGGTCCCCACATCTGTTGCTCCAGCCATGCTCGTGCTGGACTGGTGGGTTTTCTCCTCTCACGCGAGTTCCGGCCACGGAGGCAGGAGCGCGGGGTCGGAGCAGGAGGgacgcggcgcggtggcggaggttgGGATGGGGATCTGCGCGGTGGAGGAGATGGGTCTCCGCCGGCTCGATCCATCGATCCGCCCGTAGCTCGGGCCTCATCGGAGGGTGGGATAGGGAGGATCTGCGCAGAGG containing:
- the LOC120665832 gene encoding TOM1-like protein 6 isoform X1 — encoded protein: MAAVRVDKATNELLLGPDWTLNIDICDAVNSDHGQAKEVIKALKKRLQHKNANVQFLALTLLETLIKNCGDHVHVQVIERNILEEMMKIVKKKADMQVRDKILTLLDSWQEAFGGPGGKHPHYYWAYAELKRSGVEFPNRSPDAAPIFTPPVTRPASLPSYLQAGYGMPFDSSSRLDVAMSSNAASLSMLDLERMLGAVELLSEMLRAVDPNDQDAVNDEIIAELVNQCRLDQKKILSLVSSLRDEELLGQALDLNDKLQILLEKHDAMVSGSPVPAEVADVVSELPAGTSPNLGEKVAPTTAVVSINVLDDGEEDEDDEFSQLARRNSRFRSTSSNSASSSLGTSSSTIHEAIPGSAVSVPSTTSASVPSNALSLPDPPTPVRTSPEDQVMSDLLALTVSSNSSPPYTPVTPEPASNQGGSTASDHPQPYHVNQGQASAHYVAPWAQPQPQTASIQQQTPSSSSLPYNSLAYPPPPWASHDSIESNPFLVASSQHQSSSNSPISVTPNLRPLQQSNSFAVPLRTASLDSPINRNLKQPLSAGARRPSYVSSNKFFDDLFERNSDGSLKVGSGTSSPYKA
- the LOC120665832 gene encoding TOM1-like protein 6 isoform X2 — encoded protein: MKILNLLGDQALVQAKEVIKALKKRLQHKNANVQFLALTLLETLIKNCGDHVHVQVIERNILEEMMKIVKKKADMQVRDKILTLLDSWQEAFGGPGGKHPHYYWAYAELKRSGVEFPNRSPDAAPIFTPPVTRPASLPSYLQAGYGMPFDSSSRLDVAMSSNAASLSMLDLERMLGAVELLSEMLRAVDPNDQDAVNDEIIAELVNQCRLDQKKILSLVSSLRDEELLGQALDLNDKLQILLEKHDAMVSGSPVPAEVADVVSELPAGTSPNLGEKVAPTTAVVSINVLDDGEEDEDDEFSQLARRNSRFRSTSSNSASSSLGTSSSTIHEAIPGSAVSVPSTTSASVPSNALSLPDPPTPVRTSPEDQVMSDLLALTVSSNSSPPYTPVTPEPASNQGGSTASDHPQPYHVNQGQASAHYVAPWAQPQPQTASIQQQTPSSSSLPYNSLAYPPPPWASHDSIESNPFLVASSQHQSSSNSPISVTPNLRPLQQSNSFAVPLRTASLDSPINRNLKQPLSAGARRPSYVSSNKFFDDLFERNSDGSLKVGSGTSSPYKA
- the LOC120665832 gene encoding TOM1-like protein 6 isoform X3, whose product is MQVRDKILTLLDSWQEAFGGPGGKHPHYYWAYAELKRSGVEFPNRSPDAAPIFTPPVTRPASLPSYLQAGYGMPFDSSSRLDVAMSSNAASLSMLDLERMLGAVELLSEMLRAVDPNDQDAVNDEIIAELVNQCRLDQKKILSLVSSLRDEELLGQALDLNDKLQILLEKHDAMVSGSPVPAEVADVVSELPAGTSPNLGEKVAPTTAVVSINVLDDGEEDEDDEFSQLARRNSRFRSTSSNSASSSLGTSSSTIHEAIPGSAVSVPSTTSASVPSNALSLPDPPTPVRTSPEDQVMSDLLALTVSSNSSPPYTPVTPEPASNQGGSTASDHPQPYHVNQGQASAHYVAPWAQPQPQTASIQQQTPSSSSLPYNSLAYPPPPWASHDSIESNPFLVASSQHQSSSNSPISVTPNLRPLQQSNSFAVPLRTASLDSPINRNLKQPLSAGARRPSYVSSNKFFDDLFERNSDGSLKVGSGTSSPYKA